A single genomic interval of Arthrobacter sp. NicSoilB8 harbors:
- a CDS encoding AMP-binding protein, producing the protein MPFLDRLQRWADDRPDETAVVVAGEHLSWAGLRDEAAALVPAAPAITVLSEQNSARFAVAFAAAVAGERQCAVLDPAWPRQLQDGIMARIAGIAPPPGTAPSAVPGAVPGVAPGGAPAEALGTGLVDGPAGASFLIGLTSGTTSVPKAFTRSRRSWQESFDASIEFFGLTQDDRTLAPGPLAASLNLYALAECLYAGAEFHTLHHFDVGAAHAAVSHDGITRLVLVPTMLRLLSERGLAGGVDASGIRSIICAGSKLDARTLEAARRWAPNATIFEYYGASELSFVSGAGLRPGEPAEPGGTGIGKPFPGVDIRILDDRGAGLPDGSDGNICVRSGMVSNGYLWGDDGQALRCFDGWYTVGDQGYVSGGTLHMLGRRSDMIITAGTNVYPHEVEMALASVPGVAAAVAAGMADDLRGQRVVAGVVPSHGAVTATALKSGIEDVLARNKRPLEYFALTELPVTDRGKISRQLLLDWVDRNDPRIRRLG; encoded by the coding sequence ATGCCTTTTCTCGACAGACTCCAGCGCTGGGCCGATGACCGTCCCGACGAAACTGCCGTCGTCGTGGCCGGAGAGCACCTCAGCTGGGCCGGCCTGCGGGACGAGGCGGCGGCGCTGGTTCCCGCGGCGCCCGCAATTACCGTCCTGTCCGAGCAGAATTCAGCCCGCTTTGCCGTGGCTTTCGCGGCGGCCGTCGCCGGGGAGCGTCAGTGCGCAGTGCTGGATCCGGCCTGGCCGCGCCAGCTGCAGGACGGGATCATGGCCAGGATTGCCGGGATCGCCCCGCCGCCCGGCACTGCCCCAAGCGCTGTTCCAGGCGCTGTTCCGGGCGTCGCTCCAGGCGGGGCGCCGGCTGAGGCGCTGGGGACCGGGCTTGTTGACGGTCCGGCCGGAGCCTCGTTTCTGATTGGCCTGACCTCCGGCACCACCTCGGTCCCCAAGGCGTTCACCCGCTCGCGGCGTTCCTGGCAGGAATCGTTCGACGCGTCCATTGAATTCTTCGGTTTGACCCAGGACGACAGGACCCTGGCCCCTGGTCCGCTCGCGGCGAGCCTGAACCTCTATGCCCTGGCCGAATGCCTGTACGCCGGCGCCGAATTCCACACCCTTCACCACTTCGACGTCGGCGCCGCCCACGCAGCCGTCAGCCACGACGGCATCACCCGGCTCGTCCTGGTCCCGACCATGCTCCGGCTGCTCAGCGAGCGTGGACTGGCTGGCGGGGTCGATGCGTCCGGCATCAGGAGCATCATCTGCGCCGGGTCCAAGCTGGATGCCCGGACGCTGGAGGCGGCCCGGCGCTGGGCGCCCAATGCCACTATTTTCGAGTACTACGGAGCCTCCGAGCTCAGCTTCGTCTCCGGCGCCGGACTGCGTCCGGGCGAGCCCGCCGAGCCGGGCGGAACCGGCATCGGGAAGCCCTTTCCCGGCGTCGACATCCGCATCCTGGACGACCGCGGAGCCGGACTCCCGGACGGCAGCGACGGCAACATCTGTGTCCGCAGCGGCATGGTCAGCAATGGCTATTTGTGGGGTGACGACGGCCAGGCCCTGCGGTGTTTTGACGGCTGGTACACCGTGGGGGACCAAGGGTATGTCTCCGGCGGGACCCTGCACATGCTGGGCCGCCGCTCTGACATGATCATCACGGCCGGCACGAACGTCTATCCGCACGAAGTCGAAATGGCGCTGGCCTCCGTCCCGGGCGTCGCGGCGGCCGTGGCCGCCGGCATGGCGGATGACCTTCGCGGCCAGCGAGTAGTGGCCGGCGTGGTGCCCTCGCACGGAGCGGTCACCGCCACAGCGCTGAAGTCGGGCATCGAGGATGTGCTCGCGCGCAACAAACGCCCGCTCGAATACTTCGCGCTGACGGAGCTGCCCGTGACGGACCGGGGCAAGATCAGCCGACAGCTTCTTCTCGACTGGGTGGACCGGAACGATCCCCGGATCCGGCGCCTTGGCTGA
- a CDS encoding thiolase family protein produces the protein MLPEDRQPVIIAARRTPLCRASGALQKLRAHELLAPVLRGLLADTGAGARADAGAGLAPESVTDVVIGNAVGGGGNVARLAALEAGLPVTVPGLTVDRQCGSGLDAIVLASRLVAAGGGLYLAGGVESISTAPLRAHRNDDGTADYYSRAQFAPLSLGDPDMGVAAENVAAHYGVSRERQDVFALRSHRRALAAAAAGLFDGEIVPLAVEPGTSVEADDGPRPSLGPALMARFPPVFAEGGTVTAGNSCFDADGAAAVVITSVERARQLGATDGLLVLGTDTAGVAPQLLGIGAAAAAKRLLTAHGLAATDMALVEFNEAFAAQTLACFDQLGIDPERANLDGGALALGHAYGASGAVLVTRLLAQARRSGEQGQLALAMISIAGGMGTAALLGYRRLG, from the coding sequence CTGCTGCCCGAGGACAGGCAGCCGGTCATCATCGCCGCGCGCAGGACGCCGCTCTGCCGCGCCAGTGGAGCCCTCCAGAAGCTCCGCGCCCACGAACTCCTGGCCCCGGTGCTCCGCGGCCTGCTCGCCGACACTGGGGCTGGTGCCCGTGCGGACGCCGGTGCGGGTCTCGCGCCGGAGTCGGTGACCGACGTCGTGATCGGCAACGCGGTGGGCGGGGGCGGGAACGTGGCCCGGCTCGCCGCGCTGGAAGCCGGCCTGCCCGTCACCGTTCCCGGCCTCACGGTGGACCGGCAATGCGGCTCCGGTCTTGACGCGATCGTCCTGGCCTCGCGGCTGGTCGCGGCCGGCGGCGGCCTCTACCTGGCCGGCGGCGTGGAGAGCATCAGCACGGCCCCGCTCCGGGCACACCGCAATGACGACGGCACGGCGGACTACTATAGCCGGGCCCAGTTCGCCCCGCTCAGCCTCGGCGACCCGGACATGGGGGTGGCGGCCGAGAACGTCGCCGCCCACTACGGCGTCAGCCGGGAACGCCAGGACGTGTTCGCGCTTCGCAGCCACCGCCGCGCCCTCGCCGCCGCCGCTGCCGGGCTGTTCGACGGCGAAATCGTGCCGCTCGCCGTCGAACCCGGTACCTCCGTTGAGGCGGACGACGGCCCGAGGCCCAGCCTTGGCCCGGCCCTCATGGCCCGGTTCCCGCCTGTGTTTGCGGAGGGCGGCACCGTAACGGCCGGGAACTCATGCTTCGACGCGGACGGCGCCGCCGCCGTCGTCATCACGTCCGTGGAACGGGCCCGGCAGCTGGGCGCCACCGACGGGCTGCTCGTGTTGGGAACTGACACCGCCGGGGTGGCGCCGCAGCTCCTGGGCATCGGCGCGGCCGCGGCCGCGAAGCGGCTCCTGACCGCCCACGGCCTGGCGGCAACCGATATGGCCCTGGTCGAATTCAATGAGGCATTCGCCGCGCAGACACTCGCCTGCTTCGATCAGCTCGGGATCGACCCGGAGCGGGCAAACCTCGACGGCGGCGCCCTGGCGCTGGGCCACGCCTACGGGGCCTCGGGCGCAGTGCTCGTGACCCGGCTGCTGGCCCAGGCGCGCCGGTCCGGTGAGCAAGGCCAGCTTGCCCTGGCCATGATCAGCATCGCGGGCGGCATGGGCACGGCCGCGCTCCTCGGGTACCGCCGCCTCGGCTAG
- a CDS encoding energy-coupling factor transporter transmembrane protein EcfT has product MSGHGFLLAAYVPGTSLIHRAPLWLKFLLVVGCGMASFLIADWAVAAAALALLCAVFLLSGAGPARLFRAVRPVLPVLLAIGLFQWWQLGAPTAARIVLNVLICVVAASILTATTPVQELLDGVASLARPFRRFGADPERFALTIAIMLRSIPFVAGAYSVVRDSARARGLERNPRALVLPVIITTVAFARQTGEALAARGLGEPEDPEG; this is encoded by the coding sequence TTGAGCGGCCACGGCTTCCTTCTGGCCGCCTATGTGCCGGGCACGTCCTTGATCCACCGGGCACCGCTGTGGCTGAAGTTCCTGCTGGTGGTCGGGTGCGGAATGGCGTCCTTCCTGATCGCCGACTGGGCGGTGGCGGCTGCGGCGCTGGCGCTGCTGTGCGCGGTGTTTCTGCTCAGCGGGGCCGGTCCTGCCCGGCTGTTCCGTGCGGTGCGCCCGGTCCTGCCGGTCCTTCTGGCCATCGGCCTCTTCCAGTGGTGGCAACTGGGCGCACCCACTGCTGCCCGGATCGTGCTGAACGTGCTGATTTGCGTTGTGGCGGCGTCCATCCTGACCGCCACCACCCCGGTGCAGGAACTGCTCGACGGCGTGGCCTCCCTGGCCCGGCCGTTCCGGCGGTTCGGCGCGGACCCGGAGCGTTTCGCCCTGACCATTGCCATCATGCTCCGCAGCATCCCGTTCGTTGCCGGCGCCTATTCGGTCGTGCGCGACTCCGCCCGCGCCCGGGGACTCGAACGCAACCCCCGGGCCCTTGTGCTGCCGGTGATCATCACGACGGTGGCCTTCGCCCGACAGACCGGAGAAGCCCTAGCCGCCCGCGGACTTGGCGAACCCGAGGACCCTGAAGGCTAG
- a CDS encoding ABC transporter ATP-binding protein: MSSVVLDRVTVRVSVDGRPAPKTLLRDLSLGLTERRIGVIGANGSGKSTLLRLLNGLVAPSEGTVRVDGADTVRAVREVRRRVGFVFTDPLSQLVMPTGREDVELSLRRSIRNAADRRSHAESVLDRFGLLPLADQSIYELSGGERQLLALAAVLAVDPEVLVLDEPSTLLDLRNRELLRRTLSGLRQQVILSTHDLELAQDMDRVLVVDAGKVVFDGEPASAVAHYRALSAAGLPPVGAGPTPGAGRAGPEPDGIQGAGVTGATPGQFRPEQARLEQP; the protein is encoded by the coding sequence GTGAGCAGCGTTGTCCTGGACCGGGTGACGGTGCGGGTGTCGGTTGACGGCCGCCCCGCGCCCAAGACGCTGCTCCGGGATCTCTCGCTGGGCCTCACGGAACGGCGGATCGGGGTTATCGGCGCCAACGGCTCGGGCAAGTCCACGCTCCTGCGGCTACTCAACGGGCTCGTTGCACCGAGTGAGGGCACGGTCCGGGTGGACGGCGCCGATACCGTCCGCGCCGTCCGGGAGGTCCGGCGCCGCGTCGGCTTCGTCTTCACTGATCCGCTTTCCCAGCTCGTCATGCCCACCGGACGCGAGGACGTCGAGCTGTCCCTGCGGCGCTCCATCCGCAACGCCGCCGACCGCCGGTCCCACGCAGAGTCGGTCCTGGACCGGTTCGGCCTGCTGCCCCTGGCGGACCAGAGCATTTACGAGCTCTCCGGCGGCGAACGCCAACTCCTGGCGCTGGCGGCCGTCCTGGCCGTAGACCCGGAGGTTCTGGTGCTGGACGAACCGTCCACGCTGCTGGACCTCCGCAACCGCGAACTCCTGCGCCGCACCCTCTCCGGTCTCCGCCAGCAGGTCATCCTGTCCACCCACGATCTCGAACTCGCGCAGGACATGGACCGCGTACTGGTGGTGGACGCCGGGAAGGTCGTGTTCGACGGCGAACCGGCCTCCGCCGTCGCGCACTACCGTGCGCTGAGCGCGGCGGGGCTGCCGCCGGTGGGGGCCGGCCCGACGCCCGGGGCGGGACGGGCCGGCCCAGAGCCCGACGGAATCCAGGGGGCCGGCGTCACTGGCGCCACGCCGGGGCAGTTCCGGCCGGAGCAGGCCCGCCTGGAGCAGCCTTGA
- a CDS encoding biotin transporter BioY → MTQTDHPATTRTPRRGRWNATDLGLIAVFAALVAGSALIAAIPVGGLGVPITLQTLAVMLTGLALGPGRAFAAVGLYLLLGFAGLPIFSGGRSGLGVLAGPSAGYIIGFLLAATAVGWLTVVVLRGTAHRTGKLRAVLLFAAAMVSSIVFIHGLGILGMMVNAKLDFSKAFLADLAFYPGDIIKNVLAVSFALALHKAFPDLLLRRVRSADARP, encoded by the coding sequence ATGACGCAGACCGACCACCCCGCCACAACCCGGACCCCGCGCCGGGGCCGCTGGAACGCCACCGATCTTGGCCTGATCGCCGTTTTTGCCGCCCTTGTGGCCGGTTCGGCGCTGATCGCCGCCATTCCCGTCGGCGGTCTCGGCGTGCCCATCACCCTGCAGACCCTGGCCGTCATGCTCACAGGGCTCGCTCTTGGCCCCGGGCGGGCCTTCGCCGCAGTCGGCCTTTACCTGCTCCTGGGCTTCGCCGGCCTGCCGATCTTCAGCGGCGGGCGCAGCGGGCTGGGCGTCCTGGCCGGGCCTTCCGCCGGCTACATCATCGGTTTCCTGCTGGCCGCCACGGCGGTGGGCTGGCTGACCGTCGTCGTCCTCAGGGGCACCGCCCACCGCACCGGCAAACTGCGCGCTGTCCTCCTGTTCGCCGCCGCCATGGTCAGCAGCATCGTCTTCATCCACGGCCTGGGCATCCTGGGCATGATGGTCAATGCCAAGCTGGACTTCTCCAAGGCGTTCCTGGCCGACCTCGCGTTCTACCCCGGTGACATCATCAAGAACGTACTGGCCGTCAGCTTCGCCCTGGCCCTGCACAAGGCTTTCCCGGATCTGCTGCTCCGCCGCGTCCGGAGTGCTGACGCCCGGCCGTGA
- a CDS encoding ABC-F family ATP-binding cassette domain-containing protein, with amino-acid sequence MITVQDLELRAGARLLMDQVSFRIDKGDKIGLVGRNGAGKTTLTRVLAGEGLPAAGKVTRSGEIGYLPQDPRTPDMEQLARDRILSVRGLDVAVGKLRLAHEEMASEDAAVQQKAMNRYDRLESEFLAAGGYAAEAEAAAICSNLALPDRLLNQPLKTLSGGQRRRVELARILYSDAETMLLDEPTNHLDADSISWLREFLKNHQGGLIVISHDTELLEATVNKVFLLDPNRAQIDFYNMDWKRYLTQRETDERARKRERANAEKKAQVLIDQANKMRAKATKAVAAQNMAKRAERLLGGLEAVRATDRVAALRFPDPSPCGKTPLTADGLSKSYGSLEIFTDVDLAIDRGSKVVILGLNGAGKTTLLRMLAGVDKPDTGEVVAGHGLKVGYYAQEHETLDVDRTVLQNMRSSAPDMNDAEVRNILGSFLFSGDDVDKPAGVLSGGEKTRLALATIVASSANVLLLDEPTNNLDPASRAEILGALSNYTGAVVLVSHDEGAVEALNPERVVLLPDGIEDHWNEDYLDLITLA; translated from the coding sequence TTGATTACCGTCCAGGATCTCGAACTGCGCGCCGGCGCCCGCCTCCTCATGGACCAGGTGAGCTTCCGGATCGACAAGGGAGACAAGATCGGCCTGGTCGGCCGTAACGGTGCAGGCAAGACCACACTGACCCGCGTACTCGCCGGAGAAGGCCTGCCCGCCGCTGGCAAGGTCACCCGCAGCGGCGAAATCGGCTACCTGCCGCAGGACCCGCGCACCCCGGACATGGAGCAGCTCGCGCGGGACCGGATCCTCTCCGTCCGCGGCCTGGACGTCGCCGTCGGCAAGCTCCGTTTGGCCCACGAGGAGATGGCAAGCGAGGACGCCGCGGTTCAGCAAAAAGCGATGAACCGCTACGACCGGCTGGAATCAGAATTCCTGGCCGCGGGCGGCTACGCGGCCGAAGCCGAGGCGGCGGCGATCTGCTCGAACCTCGCCCTGCCGGACCGCCTGCTGAACCAGCCGCTCAAGACCCTGTCCGGTGGACAGCGCCGCCGCGTGGAGCTGGCCCGCATCCTGTACTCGGATGCCGAAACCATGCTCCTCGATGAGCCCACCAACCACCTCGACGCCGATTCCATCTCCTGGCTCCGCGAATTCCTCAAGAACCACCAGGGCGGGCTGATTGTGATCAGCCACGACACCGAACTGCTCGAGGCAACCGTGAACAAGGTCTTCCTCTTGGACCCTAACCGCGCCCAGATCGACTTCTACAACATGGACTGGAAGCGCTACCTCACCCAGCGCGAAACGGACGAGCGCGCCCGCAAACGGGAGCGTGCCAACGCGGAGAAGAAGGCCCAGGTCCTCATCGACCAGGCCAACAAGATGCGCGCCAAGGCCACCAAGGCCGTCGCTGCGCAGAACATGGCCAAACGCGCCGAGCGTCTGCTCGGCGGTCTCGAAGCTGTGCGGGCGACCGACCGCGTGGCGGCCCTGCGCTTCCCGGACCCGTCACCCTGCGGCAAGACCCCGCTCACCGCGGACGGCCTCAGCAAGTCCTACGGCTCGCTGGAAATCTTCACCGACGTCGATCTCGCGATCGACCGCGGTTCCAAGGTGGTCATCCTGGGCCTCAACGGCGCCGGCAAGACCACCCTCCTGCGCATGCTCGCCGGCGTCGACAAGCCGGACACCGGCGAAGTGGTTGCGGGCCACGGCCTGAAGGTGGGCTACTACGCCCAGGAGCACGAGACGCTCGATGTTGACCGCACGGTCCTGCAGAACATGCGCTCGTCCGCGCCGGACATGAACGACGCGGAAGTACGCAACATTCTGGGCTCGTTCCTGTTCTCCGGTGACGACGTCGACAAGCCCGCCGGCGTCCTCTCCGGCGGCGAGAAGACCCGGCTGGCCCTGGCCACCATCGTGGCCTCGAGTGCCAACGTGCTGCTCCTCGATGAGCCCACCAACAACCTCGACCCCGCCAGCCGCGCCGAGATCCTCGGGGCCCTGAGCAACTACACCGGCGCCGTCGTCCTCGTGAGCCACGATGAGGGTGCCGTCGAGGCGCTCAACCCGGAGCGCGTCGTCTTGCTGCCCGACGGCATCGAGGACCACTGGAACGAAGACTACCTGGACCTGATCACGCTGGCGTAA
- a CDS encoding YbaK/EbsC family protein, whose protein sequence is MSPEALPEPVANVRRALTALGAHDTVTVFSTKVPTAAAAAAALGCDVAAITNSLVFDLEGTPLLILASGAARVDVGKVAAQLGSGKIRRASPDFVLEHTGQEVGGVAPVGHPEKIRTLLDESLAAHPVLWAGAGDHNSMFSIGYEELQRITGAEAMPVR, encoded by the coding sequence ATGAGCCCCGAGGCCCTGCCGGAACCTGTGGCAAACGTCAGGCGCGCACTCACCGCCTTGGGTGCCCACGACACCGTGACGGTGTTCTCTACGAAAGTCCCGACCGCGGCCGCCGCGGCCGCCGCGCTGGGTTGCGACGTCGCGGCAATCACCAACAGCCTGGTGTTCGACCTTGAGGGCACACCGCTGCTCATCCTGGCCAGCGGCGCAGCCAGGGTCGACGTCGGCAAGGTGGCCGCGCAACTGGGGTCCGGCAAGATCCGCCGGGCCTCCCCTGATTTCGTCCTCGAACACACCGGCCAGGAGGTTGGCGGCGTGGCCCCGGTCGGCCACCCGGAGAAGATCCGGACCCTATTGGACGAGTCACTGGCGGCCCATCCCGTGCTCTGGGCAGGGGCCGGCGACCACAACTCGATGTTCTCGATCGGCTACGAGGAGCTGCAGCGAATCACGGGCGCCGAAGCGATGCCCGTCCGCTGA
- a CDS encoding SURF1 family protein yields the protein MYRFLFSSKWLGYLLLAAIFAAGCVGLGRWQMDRRAETLAEINRVVSNYSAAPVPFPQVRDQFNRLDPEREWTQVELKGSYDVAGQRIVRNRPLNGQPGYEVVVPFKLDSGETVVIDRGWLPIGNNTPGRPDSVPAPPQGPTTVVARLKPAEAELQRGAPEGQLASIDLAAYSTQLGYPLLTGAYGQLASESPTVQDMPFPFPKPSTDEGTHLSYSLQWFAFGVLMFVGFGYAARQQARNAAIDAEDAEAEAAEGVFLHSSGPVARRRPAPRKRKNATAEEEEDAILDAQGY from the coding sequence ATGTACCGCTTTCTCTTCTCCAGTAAATGGCTGGGGTACTTGTTGCTGGCCGCGATCTTCGCCGCCGGCTGCGTCGGCCTGGGCCGGTGGCAGATGGACCGCCGCGCCGAAACCCTGGCCGAAATCAACCGGGTGGTCTCCAACTACTCCGCCGCCCCGGTACCCTTCCCGCAGGTCCGGGACCAGTTCAACCGGCTCGACCCGGAGCGCGAGTGGACCCAGGTGGAGCTGAAAGGCAGCTACGACGTCGCCGGCCAGCGCATCGTCCGCAACCGCCCGCTCAACGGCCAGCCCGGCTACGAGGTGGTGGTCCCGTTCAAGCTCGATTCCGGCGAAACGGTGGTGATTGACCGCGGCTGGCTGCCCATCGGCAACAACACCCCGGGCCGGCCCGACTCGGTGCCGGCACCGCCGCAGGGACCGACGACTGTGGTTGCGCGCCTCAAGCCGGCCGAAGCCGAGCTTCAGCGCGGCGCCCCTGAGGGCCAGCTGGCCTCGATCGACCTCGCCGCCTATTCCACCCAGCTTGGCTATCCGCTCCTCACGGGCGCCTACGGACAGCTCGCCTCAGAGTCCCCCACGGTGCAGGACATGCCGTTCCCGTTCCCCAAACCGTCCACCGATGAGGGCACCCACCTGTCCTACTCCCTGCAGTGGTTCGCGTTCGGCGTGCTGATGTTCGTGGGGTTCGGCTATGCGGCCCGGCAGCAGGCCCGCAACGCCGCGATCGACGCGGAGGACGCCGAGGCCGAAGCCGCAGAGGGCGTGTTCCTGCATTCCTCCGGTCCGGTGGCCCGCCGTCGTCCTGCTCCCCGGAAGCGCAAGAACGCGACCGCGGAGGAAGAGGAAGACGCCATCTTGGACGCCCAGGGCTACTGA
- a CDS encoding DUF3099 domain-containing protein: protein MTLKNRPGVPVPGRPDAESGGTEVHSITDAAAAHSDEMRERMIKYAVAMGIRMVCLILIFVVDGWFKLIPVLGAVFLPWIAVVIANGSDKAEIHSDSLLDYAPLAELDAPVGPAGPVPEAGEDASATLLQGELIDDENDDDNHGRAAS, encoded by the coding sequence GTGACACTCAAAAACCGACCCGGTGTTCCTGTGCCCGGGAGGCCGGACGCCGAGTCCGGCGGCACTGAGGTGCACAGCATCACAGACGCCGCCGCCGCGCATTCGGACGAGATGCGCGAGCGGATGATCAAATACGCCGTGGCCATGGGCATCCGCATGGTCTGCCTGATTTTGATTTTTGTCGTGGACGGGTGGTTCAAGCTCATCCCGGTGCTGGGAGCCGTCTTCCTGCCCTGGATTGCGGTAGTGATCGCCAACGGCAGCGACAAAGCGGAAATCCACAGTGATTCCCTCCTGGACTATGCACCGCTGGCAGAGCTGGACGCCCCCGTGGGGCCGGCAGGGCCTGTCCCGGAAGCCGGCGAGGACGCCTCGGCGACGCTGCTGCAAGGCGAGCTGATCGATGACGAGAACGACGACGACAACCACGGACGGGCAGCTTCATGA
- a CDS encoding beta-ketoacyl-ACP reductase: MSETTTTGRSVLITGGNRGIGLAIAESFLANGDKVAVTFRSESALPEGILGVKADVTDEASVDAAFTEVEAAHGPVEVLVANAGITKDTLLMRMSEDDFTSVIDTNLTGAFRVIKRASKGMIRARKGRVVLISSVSGLYGAPGQINYSASKAGLVGIARSLTRELGARGITANVVAPGFINTDMTAELPEATQKDYLTKVPAGRFAEASEVANVVRWIASDEASYISGAVIPVDGGLGMGH; encoded by the coding sequence ATGTCTGAAACAACCACCACCGGCCGCAGCGTTCTGATCACCGGCGGAAACCGCGGGATCGGCCTGGCCATCGCCGAGTCCTTCCTGGCCAACGGCGACAAAGTGGCGGTGACCTTCCGCAGCGAGTCTGCGCTGCCCGAGGGCATCCTCGGCGTGAAGGCGGACGTTACCGACGAAGCGTCCGTGGACGCCGCGTTCACGGAAGTCGAAGCCGCCCACGGTCCCGTAGAAGTCCTCGTCGCCAACGCCGGCATCACCAAGGACACCCTCCTGATGCGCATGAGCGAAGACGACTTCACGTCCGTGATCGACACTAACCTCACGGGCGCCTTCCGCGTCATCAAACGCGCGTCCAAGGGCATGATCCGGGCGCGCAAGGGCCGCGTCGTGCTGATTTCCTCCGTCTCGGGCCTGTACGGCGCGCCGGGCCAGATCAATTACTCAGCTTCCAAGGCCGGCCTGGTGGGCATCGCCCGGTCGCTCACCCGCGAGCTCGGAGCGCGCGGGATCACCGCGAACGTAGTGGCACCGGGCTTTATCAACACGGACATGACGGCGGAACTGCCTGAAGCCACGCAGAAGGACTACCTGACCAAGGTCCCCGCCGGGCGCTTCGCCGAGGCGTCCGAGGTCGCCAACGTCGTCCGCTGGATCGCCAGCGACGAGGCGTCCTACATTTCCGGTGCGGTTATTCCGGTCGACGGCGGCCTCGGCATGGGCCACTAG
- a CDS encoding Hsp20/alpha crystallin family protein: MSDLSKWTPSDMLEPVRRFLEGDLTIAPSIKLEQFQEGNTLVVRAEVPGIDPDKDVDVSVSEGMLNISVEREEKSEHKSKTGYRSEFRYGSASRSIALPAGAKEEDITATYKDGVLEVRAPAPETTPAETTKKIRIDRS, encoded by the coding sequence ATGAGTGATCTCAGCAAGTGGACGCCTTCGGACATGCTGGAGCCGGTCCGCCGCTTCCTGGAAGGTGATCTGACCATTGCGCCGAGCATCAAGCTCGAACAGTTCCAGGAAGGCAACACCCTGGTGGTCCGGGCCGAAGTGCCCGGGATCGATCCCGACAAGGACGTCGACGTCTCGGTCAGCGAGGGCATGCTGAACATCTCCGTGGAGCGCGAGGAAAAGTCCGAGCACAAGAGCAAGACCGGGTACCGCTCGGAATTCCGTTACGGGTCGGCCTCCCGCAGCATCGCGCTGCCGGCAGGCGCCAAGGAAGAAGACATCACCGCCACCTACAAGGACGGCGTCCTGGAGGTCCGTGCACCGGCTCCCGAAACGACCCCGGCGGAAACCACCAAGAAGATCCGCATCGATCGCAGCTGA
- a CDS encoding DUF5655 domain-containing protein translates to MTAAGRGDATPEDVFTGSPRGLALCRAVEAMLAVPAPPEIRVTRSQVAFREARGFAYVWWPGRYVRSDVPAVLSIALRSRIVSARFKSVVNPSPGVWMHHLELRSEADLDAEVAGWLRRARDEAR, encoded by the coding sequence ATGACCGCGGCGGGGCGCGGGGACGCCACGCCGGAGGACGTCTTCACCGGCTCGCCGCGTGGCCTCGCGCTGTGCCGGGCTGTAGAGGCCATGTTGGCGGTTCCGGCCCCGCCGGAGATCCGGGTGACCAGGAGCCAGGTGGCCTTCCGGGAGGCCCGGGGCTTCGCGTATGTCTGGTGGCCCGGACGCTACGTCCGCTCCGACGTGCCTGCCGTGCTGTCGATCGCCCTGCGCAGCCGCATCGTGTCCGCCAGGTTCAAGTCCGTGGTCAACCCGTCCCCCGGCGTCTGGATGCACCACCTGGAACTCCGCTCGGAAGCCGACCTCGACGCCGAGGTTGCCGGATGGCTCCGGCGAGCCCGGGACGAGGCCCGCTGA
- a CDS encoding SDR family oxidoreductase, producing the protein MGLLENKTAIVTGSSRGIGAEVAKFLAAEGAAVVVNYRQKAPRANKVVAEIEADGGRAVAVGADLTTQDGVQALASAAMENFGSLDLLVLNASGGMETGMEEGYALKLNRDAQVNMLNAAVPLMPEGSRVVFVTSHQAHFINTVTTMPEYEPVARSKRAGEDALRELVPALADKGISLVVVSGDMIEGTVTATLLDRSNPGAIEARRAEAGKLYSVKEFAAEVAKMATADVETGHTEYVGGADYFDKTADKAEGKSSS; encoded by the coding sequence ATGGGACTGCTGGAGAACAAGACTGCGATCGTGACCGGTTCGTCGCGCGGAATCGGCGCCGAAGTCGCCAAGTTCCTCGCCGCCGAGGGGGCGGCCGTGGTGGTGAACTACCGCCAGAAGGCGCCGCGCGCCAACAAGGTGGTCGCCGAGATCGAGGCCGACGGCGGCCGTGCGGTGGCCGTCGGGGCGGACCTGACCACCCAGGACGGCGTGCAGGCCCTTGCCAGCGCCGCTATGGAAAACTTCGGCTCGCTCGACCTCCTGGTCCTCAACGCCTCCGGCGGCATGGAGACCGGCATGGAAGAGGGCTACGCGCTGAAGCTGAACCGCGACGCGCAGGTGAACATGCTCAACGCCGCCGTTCCCCTCATGCCCGAAGGCTCGCGCGTGGTCTTCGTGACCAGCCACCAGGCACACTTCATCAACACCGTGACCACCATGCCCGAGTACGAGCCCGTCGCCCGCAGCAAGCGCGCCGGCGAGGACGCCCTGCGCGAACTCGTGCCCGCGTTGGCGGACAAGGGCATCTCGCTCGTGGTCGTCTCCGGCGACATGATCGAGGGCACCGTCACTGCCACGCTGCTTGACCGTTCCAACCCCGGCGCCATCGAGGCCCGCCGCGCCGAGGCCGGCAAGCTGTACTCGGTCAAGGAGTTTGCCGCCGAGGTCGCCAAGATGGCCACCGCCGACGTCGAGACCGGCCACACCGAATACGTCGGCGGTGCGGATTATTTCGATAAGACCGCAGACAAGGCAGAGGGCAAGAGCTCCAGCTAG